In Nitrospirota bacterium, a single window of DNA contains:
- a CDS encoding PIN domain-containing protein, with translation MKQKAVPDTSFLIDHFRKGTVQDSFLNLTRHYHIAFSSVVLMELISGAYDPKERRLIEQIYHNFTVITVTERQWYICGDVMIKLRKSKKVDPLRIKGLLADILIAVSVRDIGAVLITRNEKDFKLIQDVFDFKFLPIE, from the coding sequence ATGAAGCAAAAAGCGGTTCCAGATACTTCATTCCTTATTGACCACTTTAGAAAAGGAACGGTTCAGGATTCGTTTCTTAACTTGACAAGGCATTATCACATTGCTTTCAGCTCTGTGGTACTGATGGAGTTAATTTCTGGTGCATATGACCCAAAAGAGCGCCGGCTGATCGAGCAAATCTACCACAACTTCACTGTTATTACGGTAACAGAGAGGCAATGGTATATTTGCGGAGACGTGATGATAAAACTTCGGAAATCCAAGAAAGTAGATCCACTTCGGATTAAGGGGTTGCTTGCTGATATCCTCATTGCAGTATCAGTCCGTGACATCGGCGCTGTACTTATTACCAGAAATGAAAAAGACTTTAAATTGATTCAAGATGTATTTGACTTCAAGTTTCTTCCAATAGAATGA
- a CDS encoding tetratricopeptide repeat protein, translated as MRFDFEDILKEASHLYEEKKFAEAEPLFLSLLREDVKGYADIHNKLGLIAHQQGNLKNAAEFFEKALQINPKYTECSLNLAITYNDMGQFDEAKEVFNKALHIVQNSPQTLDPFIQGKLASEHKRLGEQYRELGLFDQALEEFQKALFHRPNLIDVITQIGVTLREKGRLDESIRVLMRAKEINPKFIPAFIQLGLTYYIKGFSNLARVEWEEAQSIDPDRKEAGVYLALAKKDEV; from the coding sequence ATGAGATTTGATTTTGAAGATATTTTAAAAGAAGCCAGCCACCTGTACGAAGAAAAAAAATTCGCAGAAGCCGAGCCGCTCTTTCTTTCTTTGTTGAGGGAAGACGTTAAAGGGTACGCCGATATTCATAACAAACTTGGCCTGATTGCCCACCAACAGGGAAATTTGAAAAACGCCGCCGAATTTTTTGAAAAAGCGCTTCAGATCAATCCCAAATATACAGAATGTTCCCTTAATCTTGCGATCACCTATAACGATATGGGCCAGTTTGACGAAGCAAAGGAGGTCTTTAACAAAGCCCTCCATATTGTTCAGAACTCCCCGCAGACGCTTGATCCCTTCATCCAGGGAAAACTGGCCAGCGAACATAAACGCCTGGGGGAACAGTATCGGGAACTCGGGCTTTTTGATCAGGCTCTGGAAGAATTCCAGAAAGCCCTCTTCCATCGGCCAAATTTAATCGATGTGATTACTCAGATCGGAGTAACCCTCCGGGAAAAGGGACGACTGGACGAATCCATCCGGGTCCTCATGAGAGCAAAGGAGATTAATCCCAAATTTATTCCTGCTTTTATTCAACTTGGGCTTACCTACTATATCAAAGGGTTTTCCAACCTCGCACGGGTTGAGTGGGAGGAGGCCCAATCCATTGATCCGGACAGAAAAGAAGCGGGTGTTTACCTGGCCCTGGCCAAAAAGGATGAAGTCTGA
- a CDS encoding dipeptide ABC transporter ATP-binding protein, protein MPLLSVSHLKKYFPVKGSFFSSEKKVVHAVDDVSFDLFPGEVLGLVGESGSGKSTTGRLILRLIEPTSGSVFYNGEDILKIDSKRMRALRREIQIIFQDPFSSLNPRMTIGKILEEPFIIHKIGDKKERKEKVLRLLEKIGLHPDAIKRYPHEFSGGQRQRIGIARAIALSPKLIIADEPISSLDVSIQAQIINLLEDLQKEFNLSLLFIAHDLNMVRHLSDRVAVMYLGRIVELAKTEELFKNPKHPYTEALLSAIPIPDPTRRQEKILLSGDIPSPIDLPTGCRFQSRCPKKIKECETIDPPLYPAGDDHEAACILVKN, encoded by the coding sequence ATGCCGCTTCTTTCGGTATCTCATTTAAAAAAATACTTCCCGGTCAAAGGAAGTTTTTTTTCTTCAGAAAAAAAAGTCGTCCATGCCGTCGACGATGTTAGTTTCGATTTGTTCCCGGGGGAAGTACTGGGGCTTGTAGGAGAAAGCGGAAGCGGAAAATCAACAACCGGCCGATTGATTTTAAGACTCATTGAACCCACCTCCGGAAGCGTCTTTTACAACGGTGAAGATATTTTAAAGATCGATTCGAAACGGATGCGGGCGCTTCGAAGAGAAATACAGATCATCTTTCAGGACCCCTTTTCTTCCTTAAACCCCAGAATGACCATAGGGAAAATTCTTGAAGAGCCCTTTATCATTCACAAAATAGGCGATAAAAAAGAACGAAAAGAAAAAGTCCTTCGTTTACTTGAAAAAATCGGTTTGCATCCAGACGCCATTAAACGGTATCCCCACGAATTTTCAGGGGGACAACGGCAAAGGATTGGAATCGCCCGGGCGATTGCGCTATCTCCAAAACTCATTATAGCAGATGAACCGATCTCCTCTCTGGATGTGTCGATTCAGGCTCAAATTATCAATTTATTGGAAGATTTACAAAAAGAATTCAACCTCTCTCTTCTTTTTATCGCCCATGATTTAAACATGGTCCGCCATCTTAGCGACAGGGTCGCGGTCATGTACCTCGGGCGGATCGTCGAGCTGGCAAAAACGGAGGAACTTTTTAAAAATCCTAAACACCCTTATACCGAGGCGTTGCTTTCCGCCATTCCGATTCCAGACCCCACCCGACGTCAGGAAAAGATTCTTCTTTCAGGGGATATTCCCAGCCCTATCGACCTTCCGACCGGCTGCCGTTTTCAATCCCGCTGTCCGAAAAAAATCAAAGAATGTGAAACCATTGACCCGCCCCTTTACCCTGCCGGCGACGATCATGAGGCCGCCTGCATTCTGGTCAAGAATTAA
- a CDS encoding YihA family ribosome biogenesis GTP-binding protein — translation MKIKTAEFVKSCVAPRFYPKPEIPAIAFVGRSNVGKSTLMNRLLNRHSLVKVSSTPGKTQTINFFRINEEFFFVDLPGYGFAKVPESVKGQWKKMIETYLSESENLRGVVLLVDIRRDPVPDDLLMKKWLESYQVPCFMVATKADKLSSSQKAKSLSQIREAFQVEELIPFSSLTDEGKEPIWKELIKLLKE, via the coding sequence ATGAAAATAAAAACAGCTGAATTCGTAAAAAGTTGCGTCGCTCCCAGGTTTTATCCAAAGCCGGAGATTCCTGCCATTGCTTTTGTTGGCAGGTCAAATGTCGGCAAATCGACCCTCATGAACCGCCTGCTCAACCGCCATTCTCTTGTAAAAGTCAGTTCAACGCCGGGCAAAACCCAGACGATTAACTTTTTCCGGATTAACGAGGAATTTTTCTTTGTCGATTTGCCGGGGTATGGTTTCGCAAAGGTTCCTGAATCGGTTAAAGGTCAATGGAAAAAGATGATTGAAACCTATCTTTCTGAAAGTGAAAATTTAAGGGGGGTGGTTTTGCTGGTGGATATTCGAAGGGATCCGGTGCCGGATGATTTACTGATGAAAAAATGGCTGGAATCTTATCAAGTTCCCTGTTTCATGGTAGCCACTAAAGCGGATAAATTGTCTTCTTCTCAAAAAGCAAAATCACTCTCACAGATTAGAGAGGCGTTTCAGGTTGAGGAGTTGATTCCTTTTTCAAGTTTGACGGATGAAGGAAAAGAGCCGATCTGGAAGGAGCTGATAAAATTGCTCAAGGAATAG
- a CDS encoding ABC transporter ATP-binding protein, which translates to MTTPPNSFPILQIKNLKTYFYTRQGIVKAVDDISFNVEKGKVLGLVGESGSGKSMTSLSVLRLVPPPGKIISGEILFENQSLLALSNEEMRKRRGKEISMIFQEPMTSLNPVFTVGEQVAEMVRLHLKMNRKEAKEKTIELFKWVGISSEDKRYHEYPHQLSGGMRQRVMIAMAISCNPKIIFADEPTTALDVTIQAQILNLLQHLKEKLNMSLVLISHDLGIIAETADEVAVMYAGKIVEYVKTQTLFANPLHPYTQGLLESLPKFDQNGRGKTRLKAISGVVPKLSELPPGCAFEPRCPYAMEICKTDPPKLEEKEDGHWGSCWLEKKT; encoded by the coding sequence ATGACCACGCCTCCGAATTCTTTCCCCATCCTCCAAATTAAAAACTTAAAAACCTACTTCTATACCCGGCAGGGGATTGTAAAAGCCGTTGACGACATTTCTTTTAATGTTGAAAAAGGAAAGGTTCTCGGTCTCGTAGGAGAATCCGGCTCTGGAAAAAGCATGACGTCTCTCTCGGTGTTACGACTGGTTCCACCTCCCGGAAAAATCATTTCCGGCGAAATTTTATTTGAAAACCAGTCCCTGCTGGCCCTGAGCAACGAAGAAATGAGGAAGCGGAGAGGAAAAGAAATTTCAATGATCTTTCAGGAACCGATGACCTCCCTGAATCCTGTTTTTACCGTCGGAGAGCAGGTTGCCGAAATGGTGCGGCTCCATTTAAAAATGAATCGAAAAGAAGCGAAAGAAAAAACCATCGAGCTGTTTAAATGGGTCGGTATTTCCTCCGAGGACAAGCGATACCATGAATACCCTCATCAATTGAGCGGCGGAATGCGTCAAAGAGTCATGATCGCCATGGCGATTTCCTGCAACCCCAAAATCATTTTTGCCGACGAACCGACAACCGCTCTTGACGTCACCATTCAGGCCCAGATCCTGAATCTTCTCCAGCATTTGAAAGAAAAACTCAACATGTCCCTCGTCCTGATTTCTCACGACCTTGGCATCATCGCGGAGACGGCCGACGAAGTCGCCGTCATGTATGCAGGAAAAATTGTCGAGTATGTGAAAACCCAAACGTTGTTTGCCAATCCGCTCCACCCTTATACACAAGGTCTCCTTGAATCTCTTCCAAAATTTGATCAAAATGGCAGAGGGAAAACGAGGCTTAAAGCAATTTCCGGGGTCGTTCCCAAGCTGTCGGAGCTGCCCCCGGGATGTGCGTTCGAACCGCGTTGTCCCTATGCTATGGAGATCTGTAAAACAGACCCTCCGAAACTCGAAGAAAAAGAGGACGGACATTGGGGAAGCTGCTGGCTGGAGAAAAAAACTTGA